The Stenotrophomonas maltophilia genome includes a region encoding these proteins:
- the hda gene encoding DnaA regulatory inactivator Hda produces MGVPQLPLALHYPRDQRLETFIGAPDGALAQLRAIAVGASHDWVYLEGAAGTGKTHQALAMCSSAEQAGRLPTYVPLASAAGRVRAALDGLEARELVALDGLDEVAGNRDDEIALFDFHNRARAAGVTVLYTAQKAPEALGLVLPDLRSRLGQCVRVLLQPLDEEGRAAVLRERALRRGLAIDEAAIEWLLSHTGRELGGLITLLDWLDRESLAAKRRITVPFLRQVLEEGRPRY; encoded by the coding sequence ATGGGTGTGCCGCAACTGCCGCTGGCCCTGCATTACCCGCGGGACCAGCGCCTGGAGACCTTCATCGGCGCGCCGGATGGCGCGCTGGCGCAGCTGCGCGCGATCGCGGTGGGTGCCAGCCACGATTGGGTCTACCTGGAAGGTGCGGCGGGCACGGGCAAGACCCACCAGGCGCTGGCGATGTGTTCCAGCGCCGAGCAGGCAGGGCGCCTGCCGACCTATGTGCCGCTGGCCAGTGCGGCCGGCCGCGTGCGTGCGGCGCTGGATGGGCTGGAAGCGCGCGAGCTGGTGGCGCTGGACGGCCTGGACGAGGTTGCCGGCAACCGCGACGACGAGATCGCGCTGTTCGATTTCCACAACCGCGCGCGCGCTGCAGGCGTGACCGTGCTGTACACGGCGCAGAAGGCGCCGGAAGCGCTGGGCCTGGTGCTGCCGGACCTGCGTTCACGGCTGGGCCAGTGCGTGCGCGTGCTGCTGCAGCCGCTGGATGAGGAGGGGCGGGCAGCGGTGCTGCGCGAGCGCGCGCTGCGGCGTGGGCTGGCGATCGACGAGGCGGCCATCGAGTGGCTGCTATCGCACACCGGGCGCGAGCTGGGTGGGTTGATCACGCTGCTGGACTGGCTGGACCGCGAGTCGCTGGCGGCGAAGCGGCGGATCACCGTGCCGTTCCTGCGCCAGGTGCTGGAAGAAGGCCGGCCCCGCTACTGA
- the murU gene encoding N-acetylmuramate alpha-1-phosphate uridylyltransferase MurU — translation MKALVFAAGLGERMRPLTLHTPKPLLEVAGKPLIVWHLERLAALGVREVVVNTAWLAEQFPATLGDGSQWGLHLHFLYEGATPLETGGGILNALPVLGDAPFLVVNGDIWTDFDFATLPREPQGQAHLVLVDNPVQHPHGDYRLDTQGVLHHDREGPCLTYAGIGVYRPSIVADWRTVIGEAPGSERLPPKFSVVPLQKHFMAQGLMTGQHHRGRWTDVGTVDRLRALDAELAANG, via the coding sequence ATGAAGGCGCTGGTCTTTGCCGCCGGCCTCGGCGAGCGCATGCGCCCGCTGACCCTGCACACGCCCAAGCCGCTGCTGGAAGTAGCTGGCAAGCCGTTGATCGTCTGGCACCTGGAACGCCTGGCCGCACTCGGCGTGCGCGAGGTGGTGGTCAACACCGCATGGCTGGCCGAACAGTTCCCGGCGACGCTGGGCGATGGCAGCCAATGGGGCCTGCACCTGCATTTCCTGTACGAAGGAGCGACCCCGCTGGAGACCGGCGGCGGCATCCTCAACGCCCTGCCGGTGCTGGGCGATGCCCCGTTCCTGGTGGTGAACGGCGACATCTGGACCGATTTCGATTTCGCCACGCTGCCGCGCGAGCCGCAGGGCCAGGCGCACCTGGTGCTGGTCGACAATCCGGTTCAGCACCCGCACGGTGACTACCGCCTCGATACGCAGGGGGTGCTGCACCACGATCGCGAAGGACCGTGCCTGACCTATGCCGGCATCGGCGTGTACCGTCCTTCGATCGTGGCCGACTGGCGCACGGTGATCGGCGAGGCGCCGGGCAGCGAGCGGCTGCCGCCGAAGTTCTCGGTGGTGCCGTTGCAGAAGCATTTCATGGCGCAGGGATTGATGACCGGGCAGCACCATCGCGGGCGCTGGACCGATGTCGGCACCGTGGATCGCCTGCGTGCGCTGGATGCTGAGTTGGCGGCGAACGGCTGA
- a CDS encoding aminoglycoside phosphotransferase family protein, with the protein MTEPASDPQRSAQRLQWARTQLDDASAVVERASVDAGMRSYWRTTSTGGSHIVMDAPPGLEDPRPWLRMRGLLHDHGLRVPALLAQDLDAGFLLLEDLGGPTLARILDERNADDWFGRSIEQLLRLQAIPVPTDFGQFGEALLQRDAGLFDEWFLQRHLNLELDCGEIEGLQLVHRRLMDNALGQAQLMTHRDYMPRNLMPVENGPAVLDFQDLVRGPIAYDAVSLFKDAFLSWPLQRVDEWLAQYHERARDAGLPVPDRATFLRDADWMGIQRHVKILGLFCRLRYRDNKGHYLDDAPRFITYLDEVLPRYRELAPLQQLLDERIKPALAELGAPMRVAR; encoded by the coding sequence ATGACCGAACCCGCCTCCGATCCCCAGCGCAGCGCGCAGCGCCTGCAGTGGGCCCGTACCCAGCTCGATGATGCCAGCGCGGTGGTCGAACGCGCCTCGGTCGATGCCGGCATGCGCAGCTACTGGCGTACCACCAGCACCGGTGGCAGCCACATCGTGATGGATGCACCGCCGGGACTGGAAGATCCGCGGCCGTGGCTGCGCATGCGCGGCCTGCTGCACGACCACGGCCTGCGTGTGCCGGCCCTGCTCGCGCAGGATCTGGATGCCGGTTTCCTGCTGCTGGAAGATCTCGGTGGCCCGACCCTGGCCAGGATCCTCGATGAGCGCAACGCTGACGACTGGTTCGGCCGTTCGATCGAACAGCTGCTGCGTCTGCAGGCGATCCCGGTGCCGACCGACTTCGGCCAGTTCGGCGAAGCACTGCTGCAGCGCGATGCCGGCCTGTTCGACGAATGGTTCCTGCAGCGCCATCTGAACCTGGAGCTGGACTGCGGCGAGATCGAAGGGCTGCAGCTGGTACACCGCCGCTTGATGGACAACGCGCTGGGCCAGGCCCAGCTGATGACCCACCGCGACTACATGCCGCGCAATCTGATGCCGGTCGAAAATGGTCCCGCAGTGCTGGATTTCCAGGACCTGGTGCGCGGCCCGATCGCCTACGATGCGGTGAGCCTGTTCAAGGACGCCTTCCTGAGCTGGCCACTGCAACGCGTGGACGAATGGCTGGCGCAGTATCACGAGCGCGCCCGCGACGCCGGCCTGCCGGTGCCCGACCGCGCCACCTTCCTGCGCGATGCCGACTGGATGGGCATCCAGCGCCACGTGAAGATCCTGGGCCTGTTCTGCCGGCTGCGTTACCGCGACAACAAGGGCCATTACCTCGACGACGCACCGCGCTTCATCACCTATCTGGATGAAGTGCTGCCGCGCTATCGGGAACTGGCACCGCTGCAGCAGCTGCTGGACGAGCGCATCAAGCCGGCGCTGGCCGAGCTGGGTGCACCGATGCGCGTGGCCCGATGA
- a CDS encoding GlsB/YeaQ/YmgE family stress response membrane protein produces the protein MNGLFGSSSWLYIILVGFFVGLLGRFFMPGNNRMGCLLTIVLGILGALVAGWFGQYMGWYAPGEPAGFLGAVVGAVAVLAVLRLFSGRR, from the coding sequence ATGAATGGTCTGTTCGGCAGCAGCAGCTGGCTCTACATCATCCTGGTCGGCTTCTTCGTCGGCCTGCTCGGGCGTTTCTTCATGCCCGGCAACAACCGCATGGGCTGCCTGCTGACCATCGTGCTGGGCATCCTTGGCGCCCTGGTGGCCGGCTGGTTCGGCCAGTACATGGGCTGGTACGCCCCCGGTGAGCCGGCCGGTTTCCTCGGTGCGGTAGTGGGTGCGGTGGCCGTGCTGGCCGTGCTGCGCCTGTTCAGCGGCCGTCGCTGA
- a CDS encoding M20 family metallopeptidase: MDSAKLGQFVNDKWDSEIVPQLVDYIRIPNKSPMFDANWVQNGYMEQAVTLMENWARAQQLPGLKVEVVRLEGRTPLIFLEIPATGAETGDDTILLYGHLDKQPEMTGWDDDLGPWTPVLRGDRLYGRGGADDGYAIFGSLAAVLALQAQGLPHARCVVLIEACEESGSYDLPAYVDHLADRIGKPSLVVCLDSGCANYDQLWCTTSLRGLTGGNFTVKVLNEGVHSGDASGVIPSSFRLLRQILSRIEDQETGRILIDGMNVEIPAERLEQAKRAAEVVGTEIFEKFPMVDGLRPMNEDLTELVLNRTWRPALSVTGVGGMPPLESAGNVLRPQTSVKLSLRLPPTADGKTCGELLKEALLRDPPNGAQVTLDLEKASTGWNAPAMAPWLTQAIDDASQAFFGKPAMYMGEGGSIPFMGMLGEKFPGAQFMITGVLGPHSNAHGPNEFLHIPMGKKVTACVSKVISEHYAASLRGETSGSPVAADSGTRHGDHGCC, encoded by the coding sequence ATGGACAGCGCCAAGCTCGGCCAATTCGTCAATGACAAGTGGGACAGCGAGATCGTCCCGCAGTTGGTCGACTACATCCGCATTCCCAACAAGTCGCCGATGTTCGACGCCAATTGGGTGCAGAACGGCTACATGGAACAGGCGGTCACGCTGATGGAGAACTGGGCCAGGGCCCAGCAGCTGCCCGGCCTGAAGGTCGAAGTGGTGCGCCTGGAAGGCCGTACCCCGCTGATCTTCCTGGAAATTCCGGCCACCGGCGCGGAGACCGGCGACGACACCATCCTGCTCTACGGCCACCTGGACAAGCAGCCGGAAATGACTGGATGGGACGACGACCTCGGCCCGTGGACTCCGGTCCTGCGCGGCGACAGGCTGTATGGCCGCGGCGGCGCCGATGACGGCTACGCCATCTTCGGCTCGCTGGCCGCCGTGCTGGCGTTGCAGGCCCAGGGCCTGCCGCACGCGCGCTGCGTGGTGCTGATCGAAGCCTGTGAAGAGTCGGGCAGCTACGACCTGCCAGCCTACGTCGACCACCTTGCCGACCGCATCGGCAAGCCGTCGCTGGTGGTCTGCCTGGATTCGGGCTGCGCCAACTACGACCAGTTGTGGTGCACCACCTCGCTGCGCGGCCTGACCGGCGGCAATTTCACCGTGAAGGTGCTCAACGAAGGCGTGCATTCCGGCGATGCCTCCGGCGTGATCCCGTCCAGCTTCCGCCTGCTGCGCCAGATCCTTTCGCGCATCGAAGACCAGGAGACCGGCCGCATCCTGATCGACGGCATGAACGTCGAGATCCCGGCCGAACGCCTGGAACAGGCCAAGCGCGCCGCCGAAGTGGTGGGTACCGAGATCTTCGAGAAGTTCCCGATGGTCGACGGCCTGCGTCCGATGAACGAGGACCTGACCGAGCTGGTGCTCAACCGAACCTGGCGCCCGGCGCTGTCGGTCACCGGCGTCGGTGGCATGCCGCCGCTGGAATCGGCCGGCAACGTGCTGCGCCCGCAGACCTCGGTGAAGCTGTCGCTGCGCCTGCCGCCGACGGCCGATGGCAAGACCTGCGGCGAGCTGCTGAAGGAAGCGCTGCTGCGCGACCCGCCGAACGGCGCGCAGGTCACCCTGGACCTGGAAAAGGCCTCCACCGGCTGGAACGCCCCGGCCATGGCGCCGTGGCTGACCCAGGCCATCGACGACGCCAGCCAGGCCTTCTTCGGCAAGCCGGCGATGTACATGGGCGAAGGCGGCTCGATCCCGTTCATGGGCATGCTGGGCGAGAAGTTCCCGGGCGCGCAGTTCATGATCACCGGTGTGCTCGGCCCGCACTCCAATGCGCACGGCCCGAACGAGTTCCTGCACATCCCGATGGGCAAGAAGGTCACCGCCTGCGTGTCCAAGGTGATCAGCGAGCACTACGCGGCCAGCCTGCGCGGCGAGACCAGCGGTTCGCCGGTGGCTGCCGACAGCGGCACCCGCCACGGCGACCACGGCTGCTGCTGA
- a CDS encoding ComEA family DNA-binding protein: protein MPWFVVLRALVLVMGIAGAHAAEPIDINRADAQALQQGLTMVGAAKAEAIVEHRRRHGPFHRVEDLTQVKGIGKAIVERNRQRITVGNRLLPADPVPGSVPVRTVPRR, encoded by the coding sequence GTGCCTTGGTTTGTCGTGTTGAGGGCACTGGTGCTGGTCATGGGGATCGCTGGGGCGCATGCCGCCGAACCGATCGACATCAACCGCGCCGATGCCCAGGCGCTGCAGCAGGGATTGACGATGGTCGGAGCCGCCAAGGCCGAGGCGATCGTTGAGCACCGGCGCAGACACGGCCCGTTTCATCGCGTCGAGGACCTGACGCAGGTGAAGGGGATAGGGAAAGCAATCGTCGAACGGAATCGACAGCGGATCACCGTAGGCAACAGGTTGTTGCCGGCGGATCCGGTACCCGGATCGGTACCGGTGCGAACCGTACCGAGGCGCTGA
- a CDS encoding L,D-transpeptidase gives MLALRPTTLMLALALALPLLAHAAAPTAAAKPTAAAASSAEVRGPTDLKPGEYLWHPEISPTGPIVLVVSLDEQRAYVYRNGIAIGLTTISSGKAGHETPTGVFTILQKDKDHRSNLYNSAPMPYMQRLTWDGIALHGGSLPGHPASHGCVRLPQAFAQKLFSETQRGDTVVVADAKSSPMTLAYPSVLAPVNARGQALPEAEGGAPAQAWWDDSAAPAGQVGILVSLHDQRLYVLRDGVMIGESPLKADALPAFQGTTLFVMGQGYSDTPSPLDVNQRLHQWTAYPLLGQDRAQATPDLLATPSLPMALPPDFARQLYQVLVPGTTLLVTSLPAVRPSPAESGMQPVLESEPPGSTLKGN, from the coding sequence ATGCTCGCGCTCCGCCCCACCACCCTGATGCTCGCCCTTGCACTGGCCCTGCCGCTGCTGGCCCATGCCGCTGCGCCGACAGCGGCTGCCAAGCCCACGGCTGCCGCAGCCAGCAGCGCTGAAGTGCGCGGGCCGACCGACCTCAAGCCGGGCGAATACCTCTGGCATCCGGAAATCTCGCCGACCGGCCCGATCGTGCTGGTGGTCAGCCTCGATGAGCAGCGCGCCTACGTCTACCGCAACGGCATTGCCATCGGCCTGACCACGATCAGCTCGGGCAAGGCCGGGCACGAGACGCCGACCGGCGTGTTCACCATCCTGCAGAAGGACAAGGACCACAGGTCCAACCTCTACAACAGCGCGCCGATGCCGTACATGCAGCGGCTGACCTGGGACGGCATCGCCCTGCATGGCGGCAGCCTGCCCGGGCATCCCGCCTCGCACGGCTGCGTGCGCCTGCCGCAGGCCTTCGCGCAGAAGCTGTTCAGCGAAACCCAGCGCGGCGATACCGTGGTCGTGGCCGATGCCAAGAGCTCACCGATGACCCTGGCCTATCCGTCGGTGCTGGCGCCGGTGAACGCGCGCGGCCAGGCCCTGCCGGAGGCCGAGGGCGGAGCCCCGGCACAGGCCTGGTGGGACGACAGCGCGGCGCCGGCCGGGCAGGTCGGCATCCTGGTCAGCCTGCACGACCAGCGCCTGTACGTGCTGCGCGATGGCGTGATGATCGGCGAGTCGCCGCTGAAGGCTGACGCCCTGCCGGCGTTCCAGGGCACCACGCTGTTCGTGATGGGGCAGGGTTACAGCGACACCCCCAGCCCGCTGGACGTGAACCAGCGCCTGCACCAGTGGACGGCCTACCCGTTGCTGGGCCAGGACCGTGCCCAGGCCACGCCGGACCTGCTGGCCACGCCCTCGCTGCCGATGGCGCTGCCGCCCGATTTCGCCCGCCAGCTGTACCAGGTGCTGGTGCCGGGCACGACCCTGCTGGTGACCTCGCTGCCAGCGGTCCGCCCAAGCCCGGCTGAATCCGGAATGCAGCCGGTCTTGGAATCCGAGCCGCCAGGGTCCACCCTCAAGGGCAACTGA
- a CDS encoding murein L,D-transpeptidase catalytic domain family protein, protein MTASRLCRLAAFGLLATSASAPALAQTPALATSADDLAALLSRSAPKADRHVLQLAAHAMRCALQRPELGINGDRLSVIDYSRPSTEPRLWVFDLAHQRLLFEEWVAHGRNSGENRTEHFSNRDGSFMSSLGAFTAQETYMGGNGYSLRLAGLEPGFNDRARDRAIVIHGAPYVNPAAAQLQGRLGRSLGCPAVRLSVARPLIDALRGGTMVFAYYPDQDWLKHSQLLAGGCGGQGTLATR, encoded by the coding sequence ATGACTGCATCCCGCCTGTGCCGGCTGGCCGCGTTCGGCCTGCTGGCGACCTCGGCCAGCGCCCCAGCGCTGGCACAGACGCCCGCCCTTGCCACCAGCGCCGATGATCTGGCTGCCCTGCTGTCGCGCAGTGCACCCAAGGCCGACCGCCACGTGTTGCAGCTGGCGGCGCACGCCATGCGCTGTGCGCTGCAGCGGCCGGAACTGGGCATCAATGGTGATCGCCTCAGCGTGATCGACTATTCGCGCCCGTCCACCGAGCCGCGCCTGTGGGTGTTCGACCTGGCCCACCAGCGCCTGCTGTTCGAGGAATGGGTGGCGCATGGCCGCAACAGTGGCGAGAACCGCACCGAGCACTTCTCCAACCGCGATGGCAGTTTCATGTCCAGCCTCGGCGCGTTCACCGCGCAGGAGACCTACATGGGTGGCAATGGATATTCGCTGCGCCTGGCCGGGCTGGAACCGGGCTTCAACGACCGCGCGCGTGACCGAGCCATCGTCATCCATGGTGCGCCATACGTGAACCCGGCTGCCGCGCAGCTGCAGGGGCGGCTGGGCCGCAGCCTGGGTTGCCCGGCGGTGCGCCTGTCGGTGGCCAGGCCGCTGATCGATGCGTTGCGTGGCGGCACGATGGTGTTTGCTTACTACCCCGACCAGGATTGGCTGAAGCACTCGCAGCTGTTGGCCGGCGGGTGCGGTGGCCAGGGCACGCTCGCCACGCGGTGA
- a CDS encoding HutD/Ves family protein yields the protein MNIDSLLHTPSQVISSLDYRRERWRNGLGWTREILRLPAQGDDWALRLSVAEIEQDAAFSAFPGVERELVLLQGNGVRLRFDDGRVAEVLPPHGRVRFAGEETLHGELVDGTTHDFNLMWKRELLQAELLHRPLVGAMFFFCEPGVAWALHLLAGQAEFGADSGLPALQAGDTAWLAAGERQRHALQGGGELLAIRVSAAAG from the coding sequence ATGAACATCGACTCCCTGCTGCACACTCCGAGCCAGGTGATCTCCAGCCTGGACTACCGCCGCGAACGTTGGCGCAACGGCCTGGGCTGGACCCGCGAGATCCTGCGCCTGCCCGCGCAGGGGGATGACTGGGCGCTGCGCCTGTCGGTGGCCGAAATCGAACAGGATGCCGCGTTCTCTGCCTTCCCCGGCGTGGAGCGTGAACTGGTGTTGCTGCAGGGCAATGGCGTGCGCCTGCGCTTCGACGATGGACGCGTGGCGGAAGTGCTGCCGCCACACGGACGAGTGCGGTTTGCTGGTGAGGAGACACTGCACGGGGAACTGGTCGATGGCACCACCCACGACTTCAACCTGATGTGGAAGCGCGAGCTGCTGCAGGCCGAACTGCTGCACCGGCCGCTGGTGGGCGCGATGTTCTTCTTCTGCGAACCGGGCGTGGCCTGGGCGCTGCATCTGCTGGCCGGTCAGGCGGAGTTTGGTGCCGACAGCGGGCTGCCGGCGCTGCAGGCGGGCGATACCGCATGGTTGGCGGCCGGCGAACGTCAGCGGCACGCGTTGCAGGGCGGTGGCGAGTTGCTGGCGATACGGGTCAGTGCAGCAGCGGGATGA
- a CDS encoding sulfite reductase subunit alpha, with the protein MSTRPSRAWLGNAMVLLLLALIGWALLRLHLGEAWWQGAPPARQSQIAVLATALYALACVALWWRGRPRDDAASGDTAPILLAWSSQTGIARELAERSAEALRGAGVPARVRGLHEVDAVLLAGSRRALFIASTTGEGDPPDHALPFLRGVMATPPSLQHLHYGVLALGDRSYGHFCGFGHQLDQWLRQHGAHPLFDAIEVDNADPAALRHWQQLLGQLGGNASELPDWSPAEYQPWTLLQREHLNPGSPGGPVYWLRLQPPADADAQWQAGDIAEIGPQHPSHTVRAWLDTQRFDADIVLDDGQTLLARVARSHLPSLVPPGDLPALLATLQPLPHREYSIASVMADGAVELLLRRQLRADGTPGIGSGWLCDHAAIDEPVQLRLRRNDNFHGVPADVPLLLIGNGTGIAGLRAHLHERARSGARRTWLLFGERTAAHDFHFGEELQAMLADGTLARLDAVFSRDGGAHRYVQDRLLAEAATLRQWVDEGTTILVCGSLQGMAPAVDAVIEQVLGTAGKEALLLAGRYRRDVY; encoded by the coding sequence ATGAGTACCCGGCCGTCGCGCGCGTGGCTCGGCAACGCGATGGTCCTGCTTCTGCTGGCGCTGATCGGCTGGGCGCTGCTGCGCCTGCACCTCGGTGAGGCCTGGTGGCAGGGTGCGCCACCGGCGCGGCAGTCTCAGATCGCGGTGCTCGCCACGGCGCTGTATGCGCTGGCCTGCGTTGCACTGTGGTGGCGTGGGCGCCCGCGCGACGATGCCGCAAGCGGAGACACCGCGCCCATCCTGCTGGCCTGGTCCAGCCAGACCGGCATTGCCCGCGAACTGGCCGAACGCAGCGCCGAGGCCCTGCGCGGTGCCGGCGTGCCAGCGCGCGTGCGCGGACTGCATGAGGTCGACGCCGTGTTGCTGGCTGGCAGCCGGCGCGCGCTGTTCATCGCCAGCACCACCGGCGAAGGTGATCCGCCCGACCACGCGCTGCCTTTCCTGCGCGGGGTGATGGCCACGCCGCCCTCGCTGCAGCATCTGCACTACGGCGTGCTCGCACTGGGCGACCGCAGCTATGGCCACTTCTGCGGATTCGGTCACCAGCTCGACCAATGGCTGCGCCAGCACGGCGCGCATCCACTGTTCGATGCAATCGAAGTCGACAACGCCGATCCGGCGGCGCTGCGCCATTGGCAGCAGTTGCTGGGACAACTCGGCGGTAACGCCAGCGAACTGCCCGACTGGAGTCCGGCCGAGTACCAGCCGTGGACGCTGCTGCAGCGCGAGCATCTGAACCCCGGCAGCCCCGGCGGCCCCGTGTATTGGTTGCGCCTGCAGCCCCCAGCCGATGCAGATGCGCAATGGCAGGCCGGTGACATCGCCGAGATCGGCCCACAGCACCCATCGCACACCGTGCGTGCCTGGCTGGACACACAACGCTTTGACGCGGACATCGTGCTGGATGACGGACAGACGTTGCTGGCACGCGTCGCGCGCTCGCACCTGCCCTCATTGGTTCCCCCGGGTGATCTGCCTGCATTGCTGGCGACCCTGCAGCCGCTGCCGCATCGCGAGTACTCGATCGCCTCGGTGATGGCCGACGGTGCGGTGGAGCTGCTGCTGCGCCGCCAACTGCGCGCCGATGGAACACCGGGCATCGGCAGTGGCTGGCTGTGCGACCACGCGGCCATCGACGAACCGGTGCAGCTGCGTCTGCGCCGCAACGACAATTTCCATGGCGTGCCCGCCGATGTGCCGCTGCTGCTGATCGGCAACGGCACCGGCATCGCCGGCCTGCGCGCGCATCTGCACGAACGTGCCCGGAGTGGCGCGCGCCGCACCTGGCTGCTGTTCGGTGAGCGTACCGCCGCGCACGACTTCCACTTCGGTGAAGAACTGCAGGCGATGCTGGCCGACGGCACGTTGGCGCGGCTGGATGCGGTGTTCAGCCGAGATGGCGGCGCGCATCGCTATGTGCAGGACCGGCTGCTGGCCGAAGCGGCAACGCTGCGGCAGTGGGTGGATGAAGGCACGACGATCCTGGTCTGCGGCAGCCTGCAGGGCATGGCCCCGGCGGTGGATGCGGTGATCGAGCAGGTGTTGGGTACTGCGGGCAAGGAAGCGCTGTTGCTGGCCGGTCGTTACCGGCGCGATGTGTATTGA
- a CDS encoding FAD:protein FMN transferase, producing MTDSLLDIARLGGTTMGTTWSVSLVAPRQRDLHPLHAGIQARLDEVVAQMSTWEPGSDLSRYNRADAGQWCVLPAETRHVLACAQAIASASGGAFDPTLGPLVALWGFGAHAGERRQPDDATLQATRDRCGWQRLQWQDDALLQPGGLELDLSAIAKGFGVDHVAAWLRTQGITAALVEVGGELAGYGRKPDSQPWRVLVESAPEEDAHTNTPPRVLALEGKAVATSGDRWHQYQVDGEAYSHSLDPRSGRPVRQVAAAVTVVADDAMHADAWATALTVLGREQGMALAEREGLAARYLQRAADGPQEFLSSAFQRLLDEQSP from the coding sequence ATGACCGATTCCCTGCTCGACATCGCCCGCCTCGGCGGCACCACCATGGGCACCACCTGGAGCGTGTCGCTGGTCGCGCCGCGCCAGCGCGACCTGCACCCGCTGCACGCCGGCATCCAGGCGCGGCTGGACGAAGTGGTCGCGCAGATGAGTACCTGGGAGCCCGGTTCGGACCTGAGCCGCTACAACCGCGCCGACGCGGGCCAATGGTGCGTGCTGCCGGCCGAGACCCGCCACGTTCTGGCCTGCGCACAGGCCATCGCTTCCGCCAGTGGCGGCGCCTTCGATCCCACCCTCGGTCCGCTGGTTGCCCTGTGGGGCTTCGGTGCCCATGCCGGTGAACGCCGCCAGCCCGACGACGCTACCCTGCAGGCCACGCGCGATCGCTGCGGTTGGCAGCGCCTGCAGTGGCAGGACGATGCGCTGCTGCAACCGGGTGGGCTGGAACTGGATCTCTCCGCGATCGCCAAGGGCTTTGGCGTCGACCATGTCGCTGCGTGGCTGCGCACACAGGGCATCACTGCCGCGCTGGTCGAAGTCGGCGGCGAACTGGCCGGCTACGGCCGCAAACCGGACAGCCAGCCGTGGCGCGTGCTGGTGGAGTCCGCGCCGGAAGAAGATGCGCACACCAATACCCCGCCGCGGGTGCTGGCGCTGGAGGGCAAGGCGGTGGCCACCTCCGGCGATCGCTGGCACCAGTACCAGGTCGATGGCGAGGCCTACAGTCACAGCCTGGACCCGCGTTCGGGCAGACCGGTGCGCCAGGTTGCCGCGGCAGTCACCGTGGTGGCCGACGACGCCATGCACGCCGATGCCTGGGCCACCGCACTGACCGTGCTGGGCCGCGAACAGGGCATGGCGCTGGCCGAGCGCGAAGGCCTGGCTGCACGCTACCTGCAGCGTGCAGCAGACGGCCCGCAGGAATTCCTCAGCAGCGCCTTCCAGCGCCTGCTCGACGAGCAGAGCCCATGA
- a CDS encoding DUF4198 domain-containing protein: protein MKRTLVLAAALAAALPFSALAHKAWLLPSQTVIAGNAPWITVDGAVSNDLFYFNHVPLRLESLVITAPDGSTVQPQNASTGKYRSVFDIELKQPGTYRIASVNDGLFATYEQNGERKRWRGSVATFGELPKDAKKLEVSQSVGRVETFVTNGAPNDTALKPTNRGIELVAVGHPNDLFAGEEATFRVLVDGKPAAGLEFEIVRGATRYRNAQDELKVTSDAKGEIKVTWPEAGMYWLETGTEDNKTSVKQAAKRRLSYVATLEVLPQ from the coding sequence ATGAAGCGCACGCTCGTCCTCGCCGCCGCCCTGGCCGCTGCCCTTCCCTTCTCCGCCCTGGCCCACAAGGCCTGGCTGCTGCCCTCGCAGACCGTGATCGCCGGCAACGCGCCGTGGATCACCGTCGACGGTGCGGTCTCCAACGACCTGTTCTACTTCAACCACGTGCCGCTGCGCCTGGAATCGCTGGTGATCACCGCACCGGACGGCAGCACCGTGCAGCCGCAGAACGCGTCGACCGGCAAGTACCGCAGCGTGTTCGACATCGAACTGAAGCAGCCGGGCACCTACCGCATCGCGTCGGTCAACGATGGCCTGTTCGCCACCTACGAGCAGAACGGCGAGCGCAAGCGCTGGCGCGGCAGCGTTGCCACCTTCGGCGAACTGCCGAAGGACGCGAAGAAGCTGGAAGTGAGCCAGTCGGTCGGCCGCGTGGAGACCTTCGTCACCAACGGCGCGCCAAACGATACCGCGCTGAAGCCGACCAACCGTGGCATCGAGCTGGTCGCCGTCGGCCACCCGAACGATCTGTTCGCCGGCGAGGAAGCCACCTTCCGCGTGCTCGTCGATGGCAAGCCGGCGGCCGGCCTGGAATTCGAGATCGTGCGTGGTGCCACCCGCTACCGCAACGCACAGGACGAGCTGAAGGTCACCAGCGATGCCAAGGGCGAGATCAAGGTGACCTGGCCGGAAGCCGGCATGTACTGGCTGGAAACCGGCACCGAGGACAACAAGACGTCGGTGAAGCAGGCCGCCAAGCGCCGCCTGAGCTACGTCGCCACGCTGGAAGTGCTGCCGCAGTAA